From Streptomyces sp. TLI_053, a single genomic window includes:
- a CDS encoding winged helix-turn-helix domain-containing protein, whose translation MSSPSDDSVQRISTPRQHTALAHPTRQRLLFALSGGPSTISRLAAQLGVNKGSVSHHLGVLGEAGLIQEAGTRTVRGGTEKYYRRSAERLVAAEPRAEGTAALFGAVAQELERSPVGHLLTLRHIRLSPARAARLAKALAEIVDGAEEEPEGGPVHGVLVTLYQQAGPQGPAGT comes from the coding sequence GTGAGCTCTCCATCGGACGACAGCGTGCAGCGGATCAGCACGCCTCGGCAGCACACCGCACTCGCCCACCCCACGCGTCAGCGTCTGCTGTTCGCGCTGAGCGGCGGACCGTCGACGATCAGCCGGCTGGCCGCGCAGCTGGGAGTGAACAAGGGCAGCGTCTCCCACCACCTCGGGGTGCTGGGCGAGGCGGGGCTGATCCAGGAGGCGGGAACGCGAACGGTGCGCGGCGGCACCGAGAAGTACTACCGGCGGTCCGCGGAGCGGCTCGTCGCCGCCGAGCCCCGGGCCGAGGGCACGGCCGCGCTGTTCGGCGCCGTCGCCCAGGAGCTGGAACGCTCCCCCGTCGGACATCTTCTGACGTTGCGTCATATTCGGCTCAGTCCGGCCAGGGCGGCCCGGCTCGCCAAGGCGCTGGCCGAAATCGTCGACGGGGCGGAGGAGGAACCGGAGGGCGGGCCGGTGCACGGAGTGCTGGTGACGCTGTACCAGCAGGCCGGGCCCCAGGGGCCGGCCGGGACGTAG
- a CDS encoding S41 family peptidase, whose amino-acid sequence MTSTTSAPALDTAAVVESVADLIREHYVFPEVARELADLLRRRKAEDAYPAGSAEGLADAITEDLRSVNGDLHLALKHHAVPVPPGQGEAVLAEMRRSFDASLGGVPRVELLDGGVAVLEISSHMFPLDWAAQPLTAALTLVAPASALVLDLRRNLGGDPGTVAFVCAHLLAGRTHLNTMLKRQGEVAEQSWTPAFVPGARFGAEKPLYVLTSGNTFSAGEELAYDLQQLGRAEIVGETTRGGAHPRNGWTVHPNLELSVPIARAVNPVSGTNWEGTGVRPDVPCDAAQALDRAHSLALARLAG is encoded by the coding sequence ATGACTTCCACCACATCAGCACCCGCGCTGGACACCGCCGCCGTCGTCGAGTCGGTCGCCGACCTGATCCGCGAGCACTACGTCTTCCCCGAGGTCGCCCGCGAACTGGCGGACCTGCTGCGGCGCCGGAAGGCCGAGGACGCCTACCCGGCCGGGTCCGCCGAGGGGCTGGCCGACGCGATCACCGAGGACCTGCGGTCCGTCAACGGCGACCTGCACCTCGCCCTGAAGCACCACGCCGTGCCGGTGCCGCCCGGGCAGGGCGAGGCCGTGCTCGCCGAGATGCGGCGGAGTTTCGACGCGTCCCTGGGTGGCGTTCCGCGTGTGGAACTGCTCGACGGCGGCGTCGCGGTGCTGGAGATCTCGTCCCACATGTTCCCGCTGGACTGGGCGGCGCAGCCGCTGACCGCGGCGCTCACGCTGGTGGCGCCGGCCAGTGCGCTCGTCCTGGACCTGCGCCGCAACCTCGGCGGCGATCCGGGCACGGTGGCCTTCGTCTGCGCCCACCTGCTCGCCGGCCGCACTCATCTGAACACCATGCTCAAGCGCCAGGGCGAGGTGGCCGAGCAGTCCTGGACGCCCGCGTTCGTGCCGGGTGCCCGCTTCGGTGCCGAGAAGCCGCTCTACGTCCTGACCAGCGGGAACACCTTCTCCGCGGGCGAGGAGCTCGCCTACGACCTCCAGCAGCTCGGACGCGCCGAGATCGTCGGCGAGACCACCCGCGGCGGCGCCCACCCGCGCAACGGCTGGACGGTGCACCCGAACCTGGAACTCAGCGTGCCGATCGCCCGTGCGGTCAACCCGGTCTCGGGTACCAACTGGGAGGGCACCGGCGTCCGCCCGGACGTCCCCTGCGACGCCGCGCAGGCACTCGACCGCGCGCACTCCCTGGCCCTGGCGCGCCTGGCCGGGTAG